The Manis javanica isolate MJ-LG chromosome 4, MJ_LKY, whole genome shotgun sequence genome contains a region encoding:
- the LOC108401215 gene encoding asialoglycoprotein receptor 1 isoform X1 — protein sequence MTTEYQDLQHLDNEENDHQLRRGPPPPQPLFRRLCSGPRLLLLSLGLSLLLLVVVCVIGSQNSKLQEELRALRETFSNFTVSTEVEVKALSSQGGNVGRKMKSLESQLEKQQQELSEDHSSLLLHVKQFVSDLRSLSCQMADLQGNGSDRTCCPVNWLEHEDSCYWFSRSGKAWPEAEKYCQLENAHLVVVGSWEEQKFIQHHMGPVNTWMGLTDQNGPWKWVDGTDYETGFKNWRPEQPDDWYGHGLGGGEDCAHFTDDGRWNDDVCQRPYRWVCETRRDRDS from the exons ATGACAACGGAATATCAAGACCTTCAGCATCTGGACAATGAGGAGAATGATCATCAGCTCAGAAGAG GGCCGCCTCCTCCCCAGCCGCTCTTTCGGCGGCTCTGTTCCGGACCCCGCCTCCTCCtgctctccctgggcctcagcctcctGCTGCTGGTGGTTGTCTGTGTGATCGGATCCCAGA ACTCCAAGCTGCAGGAGGAGCTGCGCGCCCTGAGAGAGACGTTCAGCAACTTCACAGTGAGCACGGAGGTTGAGGTCAAGGCCCTGAGCAGCCAGG GAGGGAACGTGGGCAGAAAGATGAAGTCCCTGGAGTCCCAGCTGGAGAAACAACAGCAGGAGCTGAGCGAAG ATCACTCCAGCTTGCTGCTCCACGTGAAGCAGTTTGTGTCTGACCTGCGAAGCCTGAGCTGTCAGATGGCGGATCTCCAGGGCAACG GCTCTGACAGGACCTGCTGCCCGGTGAACTGGCTGGAGCACGAGGACAGCTGCTACTGGTTCTCTCGCTCAGGGAAGGCCTGGCCCGAGGCTGAGAAGTACTGCCAGCTGGAGAACGCCCACCTGGTGGTGGTGGGCTCCTGGGAGGAGCAG AAATTCATCCAGCACCACATGGGCCCTGTCAACACCTGGATGGGCCTCACCGACCAAAATGGGCCCTGGAAATGGGTGGATGGGACGGACTATGAGACAGGCTTCAA GAACTGGAGACCAGAGCAACCAGACGACTGGTACGGGCACGGGCTCGGAGGAGGCGAGGACTGTGCCCACTTCACGGACGACGGCCGCTGGAACGACGACGTCTGCCAGAGGCCCTACCGCTGGGTCTGTGAGACACGGCGGGACAGGGACAGCTAG
- the LOC108401215 gene encoding asialoglycoprotein receptor 1 isoform X2 encodes MTTEYQDLQHLDNEENDHQLRRGPPPPQPLFRRLCSGPRLLLLSLGLSLLLLVVVCVIGSQNSKLQEELRALRETFSNFTVSTEVEVKALSSQGGNVGRKMKSLESQLEKQQQELSEDHSSLLLHVKQFVSDLRSLSCQMADLQGNGSDRTCCPVNWLEHEDSCYWFSRSGKAWPEAEKYCQLENAHLVVVGSWEEQHHMGPVNTWMGLTDQNGPWKWVDGTDYETGFKNWRPEQPDDWYGHGLGGGEDCAHFTDDGRWNDDVCQRPYRWVCETRRDRDS; translated from the exons ATGACAACGGAATATCAAGACCTTCAGCATCTGGACAATGAGGAGAATGATCATCAGCTCAGAAGAG GGCCGCCTCCTCCCCAGCCGCTCTTTCGGCGGCTCTGTTCCGGACCCCGCCTCCTCCtgctctccctgggcctcagcctcctGCTGCTGGTGGTTGTCTGTGTGATCGGATCCCAGA ACTCCAAGCTGCAGGAGGAGCTGCGCGCCCTGAGAGAGACGTTCAGCAACTTCACAGTGAGCACGGAGGTTGAGGTCAAGGCCCTGAGCAGCCAGG GAGGGAACGTGGGCAGAAAGATGAAGTCCCTGGAGTCCCAGCTGGAGAAACAACAGCAGGAGCTGAGCGAAG ATCACTCCAGCTTGCTGCTCCACGTGAAGCAGTTTGTGTCTGACCTGCGAAGCCTGAGCTGTCAGATGGCGGATCTCCAGGGCAACG GCTCTGACAGGACCTGCTGCCCGGTGAACTGGCTGGAGCACGAGGACAGCTGCTACTGGTTCTCTCGCTCAGGGAAGGCCTGGCCCGAGGCTGAGAAGTACTGCCAGCTGGAGAACGCCCACCTGGTGGTGGTGGGCTCCTGGGAGGAGCAG CACCACATGGGCCCTGTCAACACCTGGATGGGCCTCACCGACCAAAATGGGCCCTGGAAATGGGTGGATGGGACGGACTATGAGACAGGCTTCAA GAACTGGAGACCAGAGCAACCAGACGACTGGTACGGGCACGGGCTCGGAGGAGGCGAGGACTGTGCCCACTTCACGGACGACGGCCGCTGGAACGACGACGTCTGCCAGAGGCCCTACCGCTGGGTCTGTGAGACACGGCGGGACAGGGACAGCTAG